From one Lotus japonicus ecotype B-129 chromosome 3, LjGifu_v1.2 genomic stretch:
- the LOC130749421 gene encoding uncharacterized protein LOC130749421 — protein sequence MHPEVEALTLYFQSLDTGGQSMVRRKLQAIYCPESNSLCTHEVRINPNRTLKLTGSKPPKGRAIGSLTRDPSGFEIVDREMKAAKKASQPAKRKKCAKKSDTSHFMSHFPSFLHPYIHTVTDVEDDGNCGYRSIAALLGHSAGEDGWPWVRAELIGELENNSFMYTDMWSRQIVDALHDRLTLPHGDPTTFDKWMQLPEMGYLVATRFRLVLVTLSAMGCNPYLPLRGAGPPDVHPVIAIGHVIDHFIQLHLTPGHPMPPIAPQWRWHADAASGHWRDPYGPRLDMFAAEFQAWLGHFSGHHDSYVDITTD from the exons ATGcacccagaagttgaggcattgaCACTTTACTTCCaatctttggatactggagggcagagtatggtaaggaggaagcttcaggCGATATATTGTCCCGAAAGCAATTCACTATGTACTCATGAGGTTCGGATAAATCCCAACCGCACTCTTAAGTTGACGGGGAGCAAACCACCCAAGGGtcgagcaataggatccttgactcgtgatccaTCAGGGTTTGAGATTGTTGACAGGGAGATGAAAGCGGCAAAGAAGGCTTCACAAccagcaaagaggaagaagtgtgcgaagaagtctgatacaagccatTTCATGAGTCATTTTCCATCATTTCTCCATCCATATATTCACACAGTTAcagatgttgaggatgatggtaactgtggctatagatccATTGCTGCATTACTGGGGCATTCAGCCGGTGAGGACGGTTGGCCTTGGGTTAGGGCAGAGTTGATAGGAGAACTTGAAAACAATAGCTTCATGTATACTGACATGTGGTCCAGGCAGATTGTTGATGCCTTACATGATCGACTCACTCTTCCTCATGGTGACCCGACCACCTTTgataaatggatgcaactgccagagatgggataccttgtgGCCACAAGGTTCCGATTGGTTCTCGTAACCTTATCCGCTATGGGTTGTAACCCATACCTTCCACTGAGAGGAGCCGGTCCACCAGATGTGCATCCTGTTATAGCTATTGGTCATGTGATAGATCACTTTATACAG CTCCATTTAACTcctggacatcctatgccgcCTATTGCTCCCCAGTGGCGATGGCATGCTGATGCTGCCTCCGGACATTGGCGCGACCCATATGGTCCACGTTTAGACATGTTCGCTGCAGAATTCCAAGCTTGGCTTGGGCATTTTAGTGGTCATCATGATAGCTATGTGGACATCACCACAGATTGA
- the LOC130743331 gene encoding histone H4: MSGRGKGGKGLGKGGAKRHRKVLRDNIQGITKPAIRRLARRGGVKRISGLIYEETRGVLKIFLENVIRDAVTYTEHARRKTVTAMDVVYALKRQGRTLYGFGG, from the coding sequence ATGTCTGGGCGTGGAAAAGGAGGCAAGGGATTGGGAAAGGGAGGAGCGAAACGACACCGTAAGGTTCTCCGCGACAACATTCAGGGAATCACGAAGCCAGCGATTCGGCGATTGGCTCGCAGGGGTGGCGTGAAGCGTATCAGTGGCTTGATCTATGAGGAGACTCGTGGTGTTCTCAAGATCTTTCTCGAGAATGTGATTCGTGATGCTGTTACCTACACTGAGCATGCTAGGAGGAAGACTGTTACTGCCATGGATGTGGTGTATGCTCTCAAGAGACAGGGAAGGACCCTTTACGGATTTGGGGGTTAG
- the LOC130749310 gene encoding uncharacterized protein LOC130749310 — protein sequence MASVCKSNRVNDTPLPVRPNFTNLYKWPESDVEFVKTVNSNNNSESPHVHSRGVDSLSCRQTYLKSYTFSRKKVGAIEKIIKYCLSRTKEFVFCTSSKLDLKGNNKKILGRAKDVTCAVVSIYHRLLSYFDKFDVAQRFLVISIL from the coding sequence ATGGCCTCTGTTTGCAAATCTAATCGTGTCAATGATACACCCTTACCAGTCAGGCCAAATTTCACAAACCTCTACAAGTGGCCGGAATCTGATGTGGAATTTGTGAAGACAGTGAACTCTAACAACAACTCCGAGAGTCCTCATGTTCATTCCAGAGGAGTTGATAGCCTCTCCTGCAGGCAAACATATTTGAAGAGCTACACTTTCTCAAGGAAGAAAGTTGGTGCCATTGAGAAGATCATCAAGTACTGTTTGAGCAGAACTAAGGAGTTTGTGTTTTGCACTAGCAGTAAATTGGATCTTAAGGGTAATAATAAGAAGATTCTTGGGAGGGCTAAGGATGTCACTTGTGCAGTGGTATCAATCTATCACAGGTTGCTCTCCTACTTTGACAAGTTTGATGTGGCTCAGAGGTTCCTTGTGATATCTATACTCTAA